One genomic segment of Streptomyces sp. RerS4 includes these proteins:
- a CDS encoding DNA methyltransferase, whose protein sequence is MTAVLPDPRAAVPSVSTSAVRVEGRLFTADLLARVTAGDRELPGCAPADYGLYRGERIGDAAGRAWTALTGAYRAFRDDLDRLPGEKSATTLTRRAWLLRLFTELGYGPLAADGVTVEHPGRGERLRTSHRWQEHLPVHLLAWGKPLDRKVGNRRAPQSVLQELLNVSSGHLWGILSNGQLLRVLRDSTSLVGSAYLEFDLEAIFDNDQYADFVLLYSLLHASRFELVAKPRKRGRGRAGGDAGAEPAGDTAEEPDSTEPSADDEGDNEEDDGEYDAAGGGAQPTLDETGDPDAPALTPVDCRIEWLRTHSVETGLRARDHLRDQVADAIGVLGTGFLDTNEHLRDVVARGGQETLEEFHHELLRLAYQLIFLFVAEDRGILLDPEESEEVAIARKRYMAYFSTRRLRRIAFRRPGDRNTDLWPTLCRVLDALGTDGGAPALALPELGGLYFRDVRDASDAAATRLGSVEPLRTARLPNDRLLEAVRLLCQVQDTNRRWQRVDYRHLGADELGSVYESLLELRPRRSAQPERFWLQTLAGNKRKTTGAYYTPVSVIEKLLDEALDPVIDRFATADPRRLLDLRFIDPACGSGHVLVAAARRVALRYAQLDTGDPEPAPEQVRAALAEVVRHCVHGVDINPMAVEIAKVSLWLESLEPGRPLAFLDDRVKVGNALLGATPKLVAEAVPDGAFKKLAGDDGKILTRLKATNKKERAGGEGIQTALGRSPLRVGTAELRQEAEELAKLPGRSLSQVREQARRYEEFVRESEERQRHQRVADAWCAAFLWPKYEGAPSAITSTTLLYLADGGTLDEEETETLQSIASRNQFFHWHLEFPRVFRVENDEDDDHNPDTGWQGGFDCILGNPPWERVKIQEKEWFASRDETVADALNAHERKKLIAALQESEDAVDREHYEAFQVALREAAGTTLMLRNSGIFPLTGQGDVNTYAVFAERARMLLAPKGMSGLVLPTGIATDMTTSRFFGDLVERRQLVTVLDMENEEKLFPDVTNRYSFCLFTISGPASRHERARLAFRARRPDQLDARTFELDAQGFRDINPNTRTSPVCESPEHLSVLRGIHERVPVLWADKGMGGERNAWGVRFMRMFDMASDSKRFLTDETLLNDGWTRLGTTFVREDERVLPLYEGKFVHHYDSRFATYENATQAQKNKGTLPRLDTGAHEDPYAVPLPRYWVSERLVDARLAAEPLKPGTEWPYDWLMGWRDVCRASDERTVIASVVPRTAVGHKLPLLQAKQLPELLLANLSSRVLDFSARQKYAGASLTYFVVEQLPVLGPEAYTRATPWLANHPSAPWIRDRVLELTYTSHELAPFARYLGDEGAPFVWDEERRFLMRAELDAAYFHLYGVSEGEAVLVLDSFRAFRNKKPELFQRTKDEILAIYREMAKAAEQGTRYAHAELNPAPGRGRRHGPGASPLTRSEPPAPEPPDSDGLVVADVGRHDAEDVLFGMADIGEDEQLGFWS, encoded by the coding sequence TTGACCGCCGTACTGCCCGACCCGCGGGCCGCCGTCCCCTCCGTGTCCACTTCCGCCGTTCGGGTCGAGGGCCGGCTCTTCACGGCTGATCTACTTGCCCGGGTCACGGCGGGGGACCGCGAACTGCCCGGCTGCGCCCCCGCCGACTACGGCCTGTATCGGGGCGAACGCATCGGCGACGCGGCAGGCCGTGCCTGGACGGCGCTCACCGGCGCCTACCGGGCTTTCCGGGACGACCTCGACCGGTTGCCCGGGGAGAAGTCCGCGACCACGCTCACCCGTAGGGCGTGGCTGCTGCGTCTGTTCACGGAGCTCGGCTACGGACCGCTGGCCGCCGACGGAGTCACCGTCGAACACCCCGGCCGGGGCGAGCGGCTGCGCACGAGCCACCGCTGGCAGGAGCACCTTCCGGTGCACCTGCTGGCCTGGGGCAAGCCGCTCGACCGGAAGGTTGGCAACCGGCGCGCCCCGCAGTCTGTCCTCCAGGAACTTCTCAATGTCTCGTCCGGCCACCTCTGGGGCATCCTCTCCAACGGCCAACTCCTGCGCGTTCTGCGGGACTCCACGTCCCTCGTGGGCTCCGCGTATCTGGAGTTCGACCTCGAAGCGATCTTCGACAACGACCAGTACGCCGACTTCGTCCTCCTGTACTCCCTGCTGCATGCCTCCCGTTTCGAGCTGGTGGCCAAGCCGCGCAAACGCGGTCGTGGGAGGGCCGGCGGGGATGCGGGAGCGGAACCGGCCGGCGACACCGCCGAAGAGCCGGACTCGACGGAGCCATCCGCGGACGACGAAGGGGACAATGAGGAGGACGATGGCGAGTACGACGCGGCTGGCGGAGGCGCGCAACCGACGCTCGACGAGACCGGGGACCCCGATGCCCCCGCCCTCACCCCGGTCGACTGCCGCATCGAGTGGCTGCGCACCCACTCCGTCGAGACCGGCCTGCGCGCGCGCGACCACCTCCGTGACCAGGTCGCCGACGCCATCGGCGTGCTCGGCACCGGCTTCCTGGACACCAACGAGCATCTGCGGGACGTCGTCGCACGCGGCGGCCAGGAGACCTTGGAGGAGTTCCACCACGAACTGCTGCGCCTTGCCTACCAGCTGATCTTCCTGTTCGTGGCCGAGGACCGAGGAATTCTCCTCGACCCGGAGGAGTCCGAGGAGGTGGCGATCGCTCGTAAGCGGTACATGGCCTACTTCTCGACCAGACGACTGCGTCGTATCGCCTTCCGCCGCCCCGGGGACCGCAACACCGACCTGTGGCCCACCCTGTGCAGAGTGCTCGACGCCCTCGGTACCGACGGCGGGGCGCCCGCTCTCGCCCTGCCCGAACTCGGAGGCCTGTACTTCCGGGACGTCCGGGACGCGAGTGACGCTGCCGCCACACGGCTCGGCTCGGTCGAACCGCTGCGTACTGCCAGGCTGCCCAACGACCGCCTCCTGGAGGCCGTACGGCTGCTGTGCCAGGTACAGGACACGAACCGCCGCTGGCAGCGCGTCGACTATCGCCACCTGGGAGCCGACGAGCTCGGCAGCGTCTACGAGTCCCTGCTGGAACTCCGGCCCCGGCGCAGCGCCCAGCCGGAACGGTTCTGGCTCCAGACCCTCGCGGGCAATAAGCGCAAGACGACGGGCGCCTACTACACGCCCGTCAGCGTCATTGAGAAACTCCTCGACGAGGCACTCGACCCGGTCATAGACCGCTTCGCGACGGCCGACCCGCGCCGTCTCCTCGACCTGAGGTTCATCGATCCCGCCTGCGGTTCGGGCCACGTCCTGGTCGCCGCCGCGCGCCGCGTCGCCCTTCGTTACGCCCAGCTCGACACCGGGGACCCGGAACCGGCCCCGGAGCAGGTACGGGCTGCGCTCGCCGAGGTCGTACGCCACTGCGTGCACGGCGTGGATATCAACCCGATGGCGGTCGAGATCGCCAAGGTCTCCCTGTGGCTCGAGTCCCTGGAGCCCGGCCGGCCCCTTGCCTTCCTGGACGACCGCGTCAAGGTGGGCAACGCCTTGCTCGGTGCGACGCCGAAGCTTGTCGCGGAGGCGGTCCCGGACGGCGCGTTCAAGAAGCTCGCGGGCGACGACGGCAAGATCCTCACGCGGCTTAAGGCGACCAACAAGAAGGAGCGTGCGGGCGGCGAGGGAATTCAGACGGCCCTGGGGCGTAGCCCGCTGCGGGTCGGGACGGCCGAACTCCGCCAGGAGGCCGAAGAACTGGCCAAGCTGCCGGGCCGCAGTCTGTCCCAGGTGCGTGAGCAGGCACGCCGCTACGAGGAGTTCGTACGGGAGTCCGAGGAACGCCAACGTCATCAGCGCGTCGCGGACGCCTGGTGCGCGGCTTTCCTTTGGCCCAAGTACGAGGGCGCTCCCTCGGCGATCACGAGTACCACGCTGCTGTACCTGGCGGACGGCGGTACCCTGGATGAGGAGGAGACCGAGACCCTCCAGAGCATCGCCTCCCGCAACCAGTTCTTCCACTGGCACCTGGAGTTCCCGCGCGTCTTCCGCGTCGAGAACGACGAAGACGACGACCACAACCCGGACACCGGCTGGCAAGGCGGCTTCGACTGCATCCTCGGCAACCCGCCCTGGGAGCGCGTCAAGATTCAGGAGAAGGAGTGGTTCGCCTCCCGCGACGAGACCGTTGCCGACGCGCTCAACGCCCACGAGCGCAAGAAGCTCATCGCGGCGCTTCAGGAAAGCGAGGACGCTGTCGACCGCGAGCACTACGAGGCTTTCCAGGTGGCGTTGCGTGAGGCGGCAGGTACGACGCTGATGCTCCGGAACTCCGGCATCTTCCCGCTCACCGGACAGGGCGACGTCAACACGTACGCGGTGTTCGCCGAGCGCGCCCGGATGCTGCTCGCCCCGAAGGGCATGTCGGGGCTCGTTCTGCCTACGGGGATCGCGACGGACATGACGACGTCGCGGTTCTTCGGGGATCTGGTGGAGCGGCGGCAGTTGGTGACGGTGTTGGACATGGAGAACGAGGAGAAGCTCTTTCCCGACGTCACCAACCGATACAGCTTCTGCTTGTTCACCATCTCTGGTCCGGCCAGTCGCCACGAGCGGGCGCGGCTCGCCTTCCGGGCACGCAGGCCTGACCAGTTGGACGCCCGAACCTTTGAGCTGGACGCGCAGGGCTTCCGCGATATCAATCCCAACACACGGACCTCCCCTGTGTGTGAGAGCCCGGAGCACCTGAGCGTGCTGCGGGGGATCCATGAGCGGGTGCCGGTGCTGTGGGCGGACAAGGGGATGGGGGGTGAGCGGAATGCTTGGGGGGTGCGGTTCATGCGCATGTTCGACATGGCCAGCGACTCGAAGCGGTTCCTGACGGACGAGACTCTGCTCAACGACGGTTGGACTCGACTGGGCACCACGTTCGTGCGTGAGGACGAGCGTGTCCTGCCGCTCTATGAGGGCAAGTTCGTCCACCACTACGACTCGCGTTTCGCGACGTATGAGAACGCGACGCAGGCGCAGAAGAACAAGGGGACGCTGCCCCGGCTGGACACAGGGGCACATGAGGATCCGTATGCGGTGCCGCTGCCCCGGTACTGGGTGTCGGAGAGGCTCGTCGACGCCCGTCTCGCGGCGGAGCCGCTGAAGCCCGGGACGGAGTGGCCGTACGACTGGCTGATGGGCTGGCGCGATGTGTGCCGGGCGTCGGACGAGCGGACGGTGATCGCTTCGGTGGTGCCTCGGACGGCGGTGGGGCACAAGCTCCCGCTGCTTCAGGCCAAACAACTGCCTGAGCTGCTACTGGCGAACCTTTCGAGTCGCGTCCTCGACTTCTCCGCTCGGCAGAAGTACGCCGGCGCTTCATTGACATATTTCGTAGTGGAACAACTCCCCGTCCTCGGACCCGAGGCCTACACGCGGGCTACCCCCTGGCTCGCGAACCATCCATCCGCCCCCTGGATCCGCGACCGAGTCCTCGAACTCACCTACACCTCCCACGAACTGGCCCCCTTCGCCCGATACCTTGGCGACGAGGGCGCCCCGTTCGTCTGGGACGAGGAACGCCGCTTCCTAATGCGGGCGGAGCTGGACGCCGCGTATTTCCACCTGTACGGCGTGTCCGAGGGCGAGGCCGTCCTCGTACTGGACAGCTTCCGGGCGTTCCGCAACAAGAAGCCGGAGCTGTTCCAGCGCACGAAGGACGAGATCCTGGCGATCTACCGTGAGATGGCGAAGGCGGCGGAGCAGGGCACGCGGTACGCCCATGCTGAGCTGAACCCGGCCCCCGGTCGGGGTCGCCGGCACGGGCCCGGTGCTAGTCCGCTCACTCGGTCGGAGCCGCCGGCGCCGGAGCCGCCGGACTCGGACGGGCTCGTTGTCGCCGACGTGGGTCGGCATGACGCGGAGGACGTCCTGTTCGGCATGGCGGACATTGGGGAGGACGAGCAGCTCGGTTTCTGGAGCTGA
- a CDS encoding AAA family ATPase, with translation MTVVFELNARAVHGAMQVLAKLPKGHGLPYREVWERVQELDPSLKADWEEAFPDLSTTIRTKLRYESINLGKAGWLRKTGRTWRLTGPGRQAFLAYEGDPAALLTRAYERYGYWSTERAAFDRAAEILETMPDANQWVEIADLAGTVGLDEEPLRAWLQSHRPTGWHLALGSDGEVPEQLRLAEGEYDEWRTLLEESRVYDPAASGAHAVRALLTKRVRREELQDLVPQELQAAAPEDKPRRRAWLIRGTDGRGATLIRSLWREKGVCTLSADRLPGLAEGDEPDHVRQVVDLYYTDLSQSRRTETATAFYAFLSRMREGDIVVTTDGDQIYLGEVKGPAVSTVTGDGTVLQREVDWGNLDTPLTMDDLPEGLAGPLGNPNSGLLELSEFTGDLEVFLDEDPEQTPTGAVDAAELPDVTQELADELTMRDTEWLQDCVELLRDRPQLILHGPPGTGKTFAALALARHLTAGRSANVQLVQFHPAYSYEDFFEGFRPRAVPLTPEETKSGSSPKAMMGGPVGKDLSDAGSGIVFDLVPGPLKNLAEKADDNPGETFVLVIDEINRGHLAKVFGELYFLLEYRREFVHLLYGSDKGRRFRLPRNLVILGTMNTTDRSIALMDAAMRRRFSFMELHPSEKPVDTVLADWLAKKQFPQDAARLLDALNNRIERARLDDRDFRIGPSYFMRTPVHTHPKGLDRVWRHQILPLLKELHWGDDIDVSSEYGLEGLREELGLGTPTAPSAADEGTGEGVPAARGAAE, from the coding sequence GTGACCGTAGTCTTCGAGTTGAACGCGCGTGCGGTGCACGGCGCCATGCAAGTGCTCGCCAAGCTGCCGAAGGGCCACGGGCTGCCGTACCGTGAGGTGTGGGAGCGGGTGCAGGAGCTGGACCCGTCGTTGAAGGCGGACTGGGAGGAGGCCTTCCCGGACCTGTCGACCACAATCAGGACCAAGCTGCGATACGAGAGCATCAACCTTGGCAAGGCGGGTTGGCTGCGCAAGACGGGCCGGACGTGGAGGCTGACCGGCCCGGGCCGTCAGGCGTTCTTGGCGTATGAGGGTGATCCGGCGGCACTCCTGACCCGCGCGTACGAAAGGTATGGGTACTGGAGTACCGAGCGAGCGGCTTTCGACCGGGCGGCGGAGATCCTTGAGACCATGCCGGACGCCAACCAGTGGGTGGAGATCGCCGACCTGGCGGGGACCGTCGGCCTGGATGAGGAGCCGCTGCGGGCGTGGCTCCAGAGTCATCGCCCGACCGGCTGGCATCTGGCCCTGGGATCGGACGGGGAAGTTCCCGAGCAACTCCGTTTGGCAGAGGGCGAGTATGACGAGTGGCGCACGCTCCTCGAGGAGAGTCGGGTATATGACCCGGCCGCCTCCGGGGCACATGCGGTGCGCGCACTGCTTACGAAGAGAGTCCGGCGCGAGGAGCTTCAGGACCTCGTCCCTCAGGAACTCCAGGCCGCGGCCCCAGAGGACAAGCCGCGTCGGCGGGCCTGGCTCATCCGTGGGACCGATGGGCGGGGGGCGACGCTGATCCGCTCGCTGTGGCGGGAGAAGGGCGTTTGCACGCTCTCGGCGGACCGGCTTCCAGGGCTGGCCGAGGGGGACGAGCCGGACCACGTCCGCCAGGTCGTTGACCTCTACTACACCGATCTCAGCCAGTCCCGGCGCACTGAAACGGCCACCGCCTTCTACGCCTTCCTGTCCCGGATGAGGGAGGGCGACATCGTCGTCACCACCGATGGGGACCAGATCTACCTCGGTGAGGTCAAGGGGCCGGCTGTGTCGACCGTCACGGGGGACGGGACCGTTCTGCAGAGGGAGGTCGACTGGGGCAATCTGGACACCCCGCTCACCATGGACGATCTGCCCGAGGGGCTTGCTGGACCGTTGGGCAACCCGAACTCCGGCCTGCTGGAACTGTCCGAGTTCACCGGCGACCTTGAAGTCTTTCTCGACGAGGATCCTGAGCAGACCCCCACGGGTGCCGTCGACGCCGCCGAACTTCCCGACGTCACACAGGAGCTAGCGGATGAACTGACCATGCGCGACACGGAGTGGCTCCAGGACTGCGTGGAACTGCTGCGTGACCGGCCCCAGTTGATCCTGCACGGACCGCCGGGCACCGGTAAGACTTTCGCGGCCCTCGCCCTGGCCCGCCATCTCACGGCGGGGCGGTCGGCCAACGTCCAGCTGGTGCAGTTCCACCCTGCCTATTCGTACGAGGACTTCTTCGAGGGTTTCCGCCCGCGTGCGGTTCCTCTCACGCCGGAGGAGACCAAGAGCGGGAGCAGCCCTAAAGCCATGATGGGAGGACCTGTCGGAAAGGATCTCTCGGACGCCGGGTCCGGCATTGTCTTCGACCTGGTTCCGGGCCCCCTCAAGAACCTCGCCGAGAAGGCTGACGACAATCCCGGGGAGACTTTTGTCCTGGTCATCGACGAGATCAATCGTGGCCATCTCGCCAAGGTCTTCGGCGAGCTGTACTTCCTCCTCGAATACCGACGTGAGTTCGTGCACCTGCTGTACGGCTCGGACAAGGGGCGCCGCTTCAGGCTGCCGCGCAACCTGGTCATCCTCGGGACGATGAACACGACGGACCGTTCGATCGCCCTCATGGACGCGGCCATGCGCCGGCGTTTCTCCTTCATGGAACTGCACCCGTCCGAGAAGCCGGTGGACACCGTTCTCGCCGACTGGCTGGCGAAGAAGCAGTTCCCGCAGGACGCCGCCCGTCTCCTTGACGCCTTGAACAACCGCATTGAGCGGGCCCGGCTCGACGACCGTGACTTCCGGATCGGCCCGTCCTACTTCATGCGCACGCCGGTGCACACCCACCCCAAGGGCCTGGACAGGGTCTGGCGCCACCAGATCCTGCCTCTGCTCAAGGAGCTCCACTGGGGGGACGACATCGACGTCTCGTCCGAGTACGGCCTGGAAGGGCTGCGGGAGGAGCTCGGACTCGGCACACCCACCGCTCCTTCAGCCGCTGACGAGGGGACGGGCGAAGGCGTGCCGGCGGCGCGAGGAGCCGCTGAGTGA